One Lysobacter enzymogenes DNA segment encodes these proteins:
- a CDS encoding sensor histidine kinase, translating into MARSRSAGSRTVSSTESKPDPKAAATADPAAAREDAGLLAAVPFACAVFAEDGALRAANARYRAEFGELPEHDRREALLARLRGEARDGARPREVRAPHSGRWYALHWGRAEHAGAPADVLTAVDISERMETLASHKSRQEKLLFTSRMMSVGEMAATLAHELNQPLAAIMNYVNGSLRLVEQAGGPVQVERALQAARTQAEHASAVISRVREFVRAREPRRDAHELARIAETVLELLRLEAERLDLRIELGLPEALPPVFADRVMVEQVLLNLVKNAIEAMREIAPERRELRIDARLNLDEQVEVRVCDRGAGLSAAEQDQLFSPFFTTKTDGLGIGLAICRSIIEYHEGRLFFEPREGGGSVFGFTLPRYEARG; encoded by the coding sequence ATGGCCCGCTCGCGCTCCGCCGGTTCCCGCACGGTCTCCTCGACCGAATCCAAGCCCGATCCCAAGGCCGCTGCGACGGCCGACCCCGCCGCCGCGCGCGAGGACGCCGGCCTGCTCGCCGCAGTGCCGTTCGCCTGCGCGGTGTTCGCCGAAGACGGCGCGCTGCGCGCGGCCAACGCGCGCTACCGCGCCGAGTTCGGCGAACTGCCCGAGCACGACCGGCGCGAGGCGCTGCTCGCGCGCCTGCGCGGCGAGGCCCGCGACGGCGCGCGCCCGCGCGAGGTGCGCGCCCCGCACAGCGGCCGCTGGTACGCGCTGCACTGGGGCCGGGCCGAGCACGCCGGCGCGCCCGCCGACGTGCTCACCGCGGTCGACATCAGCGAACGCATGGAGACCCTGGCCTCGCACAAGAGCCGCCAGGAGAAGCTGTTGTTCACCTCGCGCATGATGTCGGTCGGCGAGATGGCCGCGACCCTCGCGCACGAACTGAACCAACCGCTCGCGGCGATCATGAACTACGTGAACGGCAGTCTGCGCCTGGTCGAACAGGCCGGCGGCCCGGTCCAGGTCGAGCGCGCGCTGCAGGCCGCGCGGACCCAGGCCGAGCACGCCAGCGCGGTGATTTCGCGGGTGCGCGAGTTCGTCCGCGCGCGCGAACCGCGGCGCGACGCGCACGAGCTGGCGCGCATCGCCGAGACCGTGCTGGAACTGCTGCGGCTGGAAGCCGAGCGCCTGGACCTGCGCATCGAACTGGGCCTGCCCGAGGCGCTGCCGCCGGTGTTCGCCGACCGGGTCATGGTCGAGCAGGTGCTGCTGAACCTGGTCAAGAACGCGATCGAGGCCATGCGCGAGATCGCCCCGGAGCGGCGCGAACTGCGCATCGACGCGCGCCTGAACCTGGACGAGCAGGTCGAAGTGCGCGTCTGCGACCGCGGCGCCGGCCTCAGCGCGGCCGAGCAGGATCAGCTGTTCTCGCCGTTCTTCACCACCAAGACCGACGGCCTCGGCATCGGCCTGGCGATCTGCCGATCGATCATCGAGTACCACGAAGGCCGGCTGTTCTTCGAACCGCGCGAGGGCGGCGGCAGCGTGTTCGGGTTTACCTTGCCGCGTTACGAGGCGCGGGGATGA
- a CDS encoding flagellar biosynthetic protein FliO encodes MPTLPLLRSAVRLCLIAACAPLAGLAQAAAPAAKPAAAAAPAAAAQPPSLFLEFVAIVLPVAVVLGGLVAVLYFLRKRHGLTARDAPLTVLQVLPIGPRERIVVLRTRSGRALAVGVAGQSLNLIAELDPADIAPAAAALGAAAPAAAEQTVASATVAATAVPASPATSPAERES; translated from the coding sequence ATGCCGACATTGCCCTTGCTGCGTTCTGCCGTTCGCCTGTGCCTCATCGCCGCCTGCGCGCCGCTGGCCGGGCTGGCCCAAGCCGCCGCGCCGGCCGCGAAGCCGGCGGCGGCTGCTGCGCCGGCCGCCGCTGCGCAGCCGCCGTCGCTGTTCCTCGAATTTGTCGCGATCGTGCTGCCGGTGGCGGTGGTGCTCGGCGGCCTGGTCGCGGTGCTGTACTTCCTGCGCAAGCGCCACGGCCTGACCGCGCGCGATGCGCCGCTGACGGTGCTGCAGGTGCTGCCGATCGGCCCGCGCGAGCGGATCGTGGTGCTGCGCACCCGCAGCGGCCGCGCGCTCGCGGTCGGCGTGGCCGGGCAATCGCTGAACCTGATCGCCGAACTGGATCCGGCCGACATCGCACCGGCGGCGGCCGCGCTGGGCGCTGCCGCGCCGGCCGCTGCCGAGCAGACCGTTGCATCGGCAACCGTCGCCGCGACCGCGGTTCCCGCCTCGCCCGCGACCTCCCCCGCGGAGCGCGAATCGTGA